A region of Haliotis asinina isolate JCU_RB_2024 chromosome 9, JCU_Hal_asi_v2, whole genome shotgun sequence DNA encodes the following proteins:
- the LOC137295524 gene encoding cilia- and flagella-associated protein HOATZ-like → MPYNQVTSLNWLFMTTNMALKLVDCTKGEERVTFSNSLPEDIAYAKTFWQSLQLLPPMESRLVSSDIKQRLKKAPSAYQGVNRGHRAHMQPLVVQDFLNQARTMENIEEYERLRRLASARDEDRETLSRRRKERMKKEEISRNHVSSQSRRREQTVFKMSDDEEQEEDVGKLMQDLDDFDKSKGHASDSD, encoded by the exons ATGCCATACAAccaagttacctcccttaactGGTTGTTTATGACAACAAACATGGCGTTGAAACTTGTCGACTGTACGAAAGGCGAGGAAAGAGTGACTTTTTCTAATTCATTGCCAGAAGATATAGCATATGCTAAAACATTTTGGCAGTCTCTGCAATTGTTACCGCCTATGGAGTCCCGATTAGTGTCAAGTGACATCAAACAACGCTTGAAGAAGGCACCGTCAGCGTATCAAG GAGTAAACCGAGGACACAGGGCACACATGCAACCATTAG TTGTACAAGACTTTCTCAACCAAGCACGAACCATGGAGAACATTGAGGAGTATGAGCGTTTAAGGCGTCTGGCTTCAGCACGTGATGAAGACCGTGAGACACTCAGTCGCAGGCGGAAAGAGAGGATGAAG AAAGAGGAAATCTCTCGGAACCATGTATCATCTCAGTCGCGGAGACGAGAACAGACAGTGTTCAAGATGAGTGATGATGAAGAACAGGAAGAGGATGTAGGCAAATTGATGCAAGATCTTGATGACTTTGACAAGAGTAAAGGCCATGCCTCCGACTCTGACTGA
- the LOC137296381 gene encoding paramyosin-like isoform X1: MSTKDSWKTFQDQFQKLSETNKSIQNSLKRLGSSKKEKDSAQVKENLSKQLEEATKLLENLQEKVGQTHRDLTSPSTNVTEEKTPREKVGQTHKDLTSPSTNVNKEKTPRQKGRLNPEESEMAYELKAQMMKNIEAENSKLRAEITLHEKIVEVKHLHNQNQKLQEESNLSHTNMVKLLHRFQKKAKETDQKMKVFEEELAKANRLAFRYKDLYDQERQRRGGKGLSPRPDDHDEDTDRITMPAISGRIKLSNSSTLLGNNMRVNDVIRKNECLVDENESLKKEIVKLRQDNAILLKKTKHAMADRDSILHELETCRMSREDVIKRLQKEKSQNQVLARAAARRAQEFVFEKRQQHDLEESLRWRVVYNDRSGPISAYAAVPRTYSHAVPKNVDQPRGMLPVQDYATANQNSAY; encoded by the exons ACTTTTCAAGATCAATTCCAGAAACTctctgaaacaaataaatctATTCAAAATAGCTTGAAAAGACTTGGGTCTTCCAAGAAAGAGAAAGATTCTGCCCAGGTGAAGGAAAATCTTTCAAAACAGCTGGAAGAAGCCACCAAGCTACTGGAGAAT CTCCAGGAAAAGGTGGGACAGACACACCGAGACCTGACCTCACCCAGTACAAATGTCACAGAAGAAAAGACCCCAAGAGAAAAGGTGGGACAGACACACAAAGACCTGACCTCACCCAGTACAAATGTCAATAAAGAAAAGACCCCAAGACAAAA AGGCAGGCTGAACCCAGAAGAGTCGGAAATGGCATATGAGTTAAAAGCACAGATGATGAAGAATATTGAGGCTGAGAACTCCAAGCTGCGAGCAGAGATCACTTTACATGAAAAGATTGTAGAGGTGAAGCATCTACACAACCAGAACCAGAAGCTACAGGAAGAGTCCAACCTCTCCCACACCAACATGGTTAAGCTCCTGCACAGGTTCCAGAAGAAGGCTAAGGAAA CTGACCAGAAGATGAAGGTGTTTGAGGAAGAGCTGGCCAAGGCCAACAGACTGGCATTCCGTTACAAGGACCTGTATGACCAAGAGCGGCAGAGGAGAGGAGGGAAGGGACTATCCCCACGACCAGATGACCATGACGAGGACACAGACAGAATCACCATGCCAGCTATATCTGGACGCATTAAGTTATCCAACTCTTCCACTCTGCTGGGGAACAATATGAGAGTCAATGATGTCATCCGGAAAAATGAG TGTTTGGTGGATGAAAATGAATCTCTAAAGAAGGAAATTGTCAAGCTTCGGCAAGACAATGCTATTCTCTTGAAGAAAACCAAACATGCAATGGCTGACAGAGACAGTATACTA CATGAGCTGGAAACATGTCGCATGTCACGAGAAGATGTCATCAAACGGCTCCAGAAAGAAAAGTCTCAG AATCAGGTCCTAGCACGGGCTGCAGCTCGGAGAGCCCAGGAATTTGTGTTTGAGAAACGCCAGCAACACGACCTTGAGGAGAGCTTACGTTGGAGAGTGGTATACAATGATAGG TCTGGACCTATCAGTGCCTATGCTGCAGTACCCAGGACGTACTCACATGCTGTGCCGAAAAATGTGGACCAACCACGAGGAATGCTACCTGTTCAAGACTATGCAACAGCTAATCAAAATTCAGCTTACTGA
- the LOC137295525 gene encoding NADH dehydrogenase [ubiquinone] 1 alpha subcomplex subunit 5-like — MAGVTKLTTGLTGLAVARHPHQSLKVLYEKTLRTLQKMPPNAGYRKYTEQIVNDRMHIVQTETDVAKLEQKINGGQVEELILQAERELMLSRKMLQWKAWEPLVGEAPKNQWQWPL, encoded by the exons ATGGCTGGAGTTACGAAGCTG ACGACCGGACTGACAGGCCTGGCAGTAGCCAGACATCCACACCAG TCATTGAAAGTGTTGTATGAAAAGACACTGAGGACTTTACAGAAGATGCCCCCAAATGCTGGCTACCGTAAATATACAGAACAGATTGTCAACGACAGGATGCATATTGTGCAGACT GAGACTGATGTTGCCAAGCTGGAGCAAAAGATAAATGGTGGACAAGTAGAAGAGCTTATTTTACAG GCAGAGAGAGAACTCATGTTATCAAGAAAGATGCTACAGTGGAAAGCATGGGAGCCTTTGGTTGGGGAAGCACCAAAGAATCAGTGGCAGTGGCCCTTGTAA
- the LOC137296381 gene encoding paramyosin-like isoform X2, protein MSTKDSWKTFQDQFQKLSETNKSIQNSLKRLGSSKKEKDSAQVKENLSKQLEEATKLLENLQEKVGQTHRDLTSPSTNVTEEKTPREKVGQTHKDLTSPSTNVNKEKTPRQKGRLNPEESEMAYELKAQMMKNIEAENSKLRAEITLHEKIVEVKHLHNQNQKLQEESNLSHTNMVKLLHRFQKKAKETDQKMKVFEEELAKANRLAFRYKDLYDQERQRRGGKGLSPRPDDHDEDTDRITMPAISGRIKLSNSSTLLGNNMRVNDVIRKNECLVDENESLKKEIVKLRQDNAILLKKTKHAMADRDSILHELETCRMSREDVIKRLQKEKSQNQVLARAAARRAQEFVFEKRQQHDLEESLRWRVSGPISAYAAVPRTYSHAVPKNVDQPRGMLPVQDYATANQNSAY, encoded by the exons ACTTTTCAAGATCAATTCCAGAAACTctctgaaacaaataaatctATTCAAAATAGCTTGAAAAGACTTGGGTCTTCCAAGAAAGAGAAAGATTCTGCCCAGGTGAAGGAAAATCTTTCAAAACAGCTGGAAGAAGCCACCAAGCTACTGGAGAAT CTCCAGGAAAAGGTGGGACAGACACACCGAGACCTGACCTCACCCAGTACAAATGTCACAGAAGAAAAGACCCCAAGAGAAAAGGTGGGACAGACACACAAAGACCTGACCTCACCCAGTACAAATGTCAATAAAGAAAAGACCCCAAGACAAAA AGGCAGGCTGAACCCAGAAGAGTCGGAAATGGCATATGAGTTAAAAGCACAGATGATGAAGAATATTGAGGCTGAGAACTCCAAGCTGCGAGCAGAGATCACTTTACATGAAAAGATTGTAGAGGTGAAGCATCTACACAACCAGAACCAGAAGCTACAGGAAGAGTCCAACCTCTCCCACACCAACATGGTTAAGCTCCTGCACAGGTTCCAGAAGAAGGCTAAGGAAA CTGACCAGAAGATGAAGGTGTTTGAGGAAGAGCTGGCCAAGGCCAACAGACTGGCATTCCGTTACAAGGACCTGTATGACCAAGAGCGGCAGAGGAGAGGAGGGAAGGGACTATCCCCACGACCAGATGACCATGACGAGGACACAGACAGAATCACCATGCCAGCTATATCTGGACGCATTAAGTTATCCAACTCTTCCACTCTGCTGGGGAACAATATGAGAGTCAATGATGTCATCCGGAAAAATGAG TGTTTGGTGGATGAAAATGAATCTCTAAAGAAGGAAATTGTCAAGCTTCGGCAAGACAATGCTATTCTCTTGAAGAAAACCAAACATGCAATGGCTGACAGAGACAGTATACTA CATGAGCTGGAAACATGTCGCATGTCACGAGAAGATGTCATCAAACGGCTCCAGAAAGAAAAGTCTCAG AATCAGGTCCTAGCACGGGCTGCAGCTCGGAGAGCCCAGGAATTTGTGTTTGAGAAACGCCAGCAACACGACCTTGAGGAGAGCTTACGTTGGAGAGTG TCTGGACCTATCAGTGCCTATGCTGCAGTACCCAGGACGTACTCACATGCTGTGCCGAAAAATGTGGACCAACCACGAGGAATGCTACCTGTTCAAGACTATGCAACAGCTAATCAAAATTCAGCTTACTGA